AATACCAAATAATTTAGGTTTAATTAACAATTCAAAAAATAAACCCAATGCAAAATTTATGTTTTTTATTCAACGAGTAACTTTTAAAAATAATTCAGAATCTATAAACAAAAAAAGTGAAATTAATACTGCAGACGATATTTATGAAAATGATGATTACTTAGAAAGCTCAACACCAACTTTGCCCATTATAATCGAAGAAAAAGATATAGATACAGATATTCCTATTGAATAATATCATTCTTCTTTATCATTGAAATTACTTTGAAAGGACTGAATAAAAATGGATAAACAAAAAACCGCAGCATTGTCTATATTTTCTAATACTGCGTTAATATTTTTTAAAATAGTAGTTGGAGTATTAATGGGCTCCGTTAGTGTCATTTCTGAAGCAATCCATTCTTCTATAGATCTTTTAGCAAGCCTTATTGCTTTTTTCTCCATTAAGGTAGCATCAAAAGCTGAGGATGATGGTCATCCCTTTGGACATGGCAAGTATGAAAATGTGTCTGGTTTCGTCGAGGCTATATTAATTTTACTTGCTGCCGCACTCATTATCTATCAAGCCATAAAAAGGATTTTTGAAGGCGGAACTGTAGATAATGTAGGTGCAGGCATATTAGTAATGCTACTCGCTGCTGTAGTTAACTTTTTCATTTCAATGATTTTATTAAAAACAGCGAAAAAGACGGATTCTATTGCCTTAGAGGCTGATGGCATGCATCTTCTAACAGATGTATACACCTCTATTGGAGTATTTCTTGGCCTTGTATTATTAAAAATAACGAATATACCAATTATTGATCCACTTACTGCTATATTTGTTGCAATCCTAATAATTAAGACTTCTATAGACTTAATCAAAAAATCTTTAAATGATTTAGTGGACTCTAAGCTTCCAGATGACGATATTTTAAAGATATTAAACATACTTGACTCTCATCTAGAAATTACTAAATATCATAGTTTAAAAACAAGGAAAAGTGGTCCTACACGAGAAATTAATGTAAACGTGCATGTTGTTGAAAATACCTCACTAGTTGATGCCCATAACCTCTCTGATAAGGTTGAAGAAGAAATAAAAGATATTTTCCCTGGAGGGTCCTATGTATTGATTCATATAGAACCAGAAAATTCATAAGAAAAATATCAAATAAACTCACATATCTACGCCTAAAAGAATACCTTGATAATGAATGAATTATTAATGGAGGTATTTACTTGGGGTATTATATTAAAGTAGAAAACGACGTAAAGATTTATGTAGAGGATCTTAACCCAGAAGGCAAGGAGACAATCTTATTTCTCCACGGTTGGCCTGGAAGTCATAACTTGTTTGAATATCAGTTTGATTTGCTTCCCCAAATGGGATACAGATGTATAGGTATAGACACGAGAGGGTTTGGTGAATCAGATAAACCGTTCACAGGTTATGACTACAATCGATTATCAGATGATGTTAGAATGATAGTAGCTGCACTTAATTTAAAGAATTTCACACTTGCAGGACACTCCACAGGTGGAGCGATCGCTATCAGGTACATGGCTAGGCACTGCGAATATGGGGTATCTAAACTAGTTCTTATCGACGCAGCGGCTCCTTATCTTATACAAACTCCGACTAATCCTTATGGGGTACCTAAAGAAGTAATTGATAATATAATCCAGGGAACATATAATGATCGTCCTAAGATGCTGCAGGGCTTCGGCGATATTTTTTTCTTTCAGCATATAACATGTGCCTTCTCTGATTGGTTCTTTCAATTGGGATTGCAAGCATCAGGCTGGGCAACTGCAGCTATTGCGAAAACTTGGATAAGGGAAGATTTATCTTCTGATTTAGGAAAAATAAATGTTCCTACTTTAATTATTCATGGTATACATGACAAAGTTGTTCCTTTTAAGCTTGGTGAGTTACAAAACCAAAGTATTAAAAATTCGAAACTTATACCATTTAAATATAGTGGTCATGCTACGTTCTATGATGAACGTGACAAATTCAACGAAGAATTGGTCAAATTCATAGTGGAATAATGTGTGTTTGCAATTTTAAATAACCTCAAAGTTAAAGTAGCTCAATTGGTATTGTGTTACTTTAACTTTATTTTTTGAATAGTCTTAATATTACAACTTTTATATTTTGTATTGCTAAAATGTAAAAGTTGTAATATCATGGTAAATGTCGTTTAAAAAAACTTATTTTTAAGAAAGAGGTAAATTATGGAAGAATTAAGGGATGAATTAACAAAACTTATAAATGAAAAAGGACCTTTGAATGAAAGGACAATACTAGTTAGTCAAGAATTGGACAAGCTTATTGTTTCTCATTATTGTTTCCAAGATAAATAAAAAGAAAGCATTGTATTACTTTCTGAATATCTATATACACTTAAAGCAAGCAACCTCATATCAATGATATGGGGTTACTTGCGAAGAAATAAAATAATAATATTATTTTAATGTTTACTCTTGAAAAATGCATCTACACCATGTTTTTCCATTACATTTATGGCAAAATATTTTCCTATGATATAATTTGTTTTTGATACCTCCCTATTGTATTCGTTAGTACATCCTGTAAACTCCCATAACAGCTTTTATGAATGTTAAGCTTCACCATAGTATTTTGCAAAATAGAAAATCCCTTTTTTACGAACTATATAATTCTGTAGATAACCACCTGTGGCTTTTTCTCTCGGAACAATAACTAATTCGTAACAATGAGCATTTTCAGTTTGAAGGTATTTACTATCTATCTTATTGTGTAATACATCATCATTTATTGGTGTTATACAAGCTATAAATGGATGACCACTAATAAATAAGTAAGTTCTTAATGCTCCCTTTGGTGTAATACATGAAGCGTTAAAAGCACCAATTATAATTATAACAATAAAGATTAATTTTAACTTTTTAATTTTTAATAATTTTTTCACATTTACACCCCCTAAAGAAGAAATAATATTATCAAAATCAAGTTTATTCACTTTTTCTAGACTATTAATATACGTGTCCTTCTTCCACTAGAATTAGAACTGAATTATCATTTCTATTTACATATTTTTCTTTTGAAAAACCTTCAGAAAACAACTTTAAGTCAATTATACCATAATGTACCATGTATTATTTTATAGCAACACTAACTAGAGCAACAAAGAAAGAGGAATTTAGTAATTTTACTGTATCTCAATTGTACTTATTTTACTCTTTTAGCAATTGGATGGTTTTCTTTAAACTGAACCAAATCCCATAAGTTTCCGTATAAATCTTTGAATACTGCAACCGTACCATATGATTGTTCTTTAGGTTCTCTAACGAATTCTATACCTTTTGCTATCATTTCATTATAGTCTCTCCAAAAATCATCTGTTCCAAGAAATAGGAAAACTCGTCCTCCTGCCTGATTTCCAATAAACGATAGTTGTTCTGGTTTGGAAGCTCTTGCAAGTAATATTGTAGTTCCTGACGAACTTGGTGGAGACACTACCACCCAACGTTTATCTTGTTCTGGTTGGTATGTATCTTCTATTAATGTAAAATGAAGTTTCTTTGTGTAAAATTCAATGGCTTCATCATAGTCTTTTACTACTAACGCAATGTGTGCAACAGATTGTATCATTTTATTTACCCCACTTTCTTTACAAAATATAAATAATATTATTGTGTAGATTATTTTAATTCCGTTTCACTTAATAAATCGACATATTCTTTAGCTTCAATTAATCCCACTCCAGTAACCTCTCTATATTTTTTGATTGCCTTAATCCTTTTACCTTCCAAAAGGAGACTATTTAATTCATCTGTTACTGTATCAGGCACTCCAACTTGTTTAGCAATCCTATTTACATTTATATTTATACGTTTAATATCACTTCGTATCTGACTAATACTACATACTATGCCTATAATCATTCCTATGCCCATAAGTCCCAAGGCAACTGCATAATTCACGACTCCACCCCCTATTTGGTATTCATTTAAGGATATATCTTTATAATTGTATTAATCCATTTATTAAAATTTTACTGGTTTTAGCAAAAAAAACAATACAAATTGCATGAAACGTACTTTTACATTCCTTAAGAGAACAAATAAACTCATTAAAGACAACTAGCATTGCTCCATTGGAGCATAAGGAGTATTTAAAATCTTGATGTATGTACAAATCATCAAATTTAAATGATAATGCTGAAAAAACATAGTAAACATAGTGAGGCCACTGAAAAACTATATGAAAAATCGTCATCGAATTAAAGATGGCGATTTTTTTATGTAAAAGACTAAAAACAAAAAGGAATTTTAAAAGATATGTCGAATTAGTATAGTAGAATAAAATAAAAGGGGCTAAACTATTATGCTAAAAGGACAATTGGAAATAAAAATAAATACATACCATAGCTTATATTCGTTAATTATTCCGAAAGATAACATTTTAAAGCAAATTAATGACCTTGTTGACTTTTCATTTGTTTATGACGAATTGATTATTAACTATAGTTCATCTATGGGTAGAGGTGCTATTAACCCTATAATGCTATTTAAATATTTGCTTTTGAAAGTAATATATGAATTGTCTGATGAAGATGTTGTTGAAAGAACTCTTTATGATATGTCATTTAAATATTTTCTGAATTTAGCCCCAGAAGAAACAAATTTAATAAACTCAAGTACATTAACTAAATTTAGAAAGCTTCGCCTTAAAGACATGAATTTATTAGATTTATTAATAAACAAGACTGTAGAACTTGCTATAAAAGAGGGAGTTTTAAAAAGCAAAGCAATAATAGTTGATGCTACGCATACCAAGTCACGTTATAACCAAAAATCAGCAGGAGAAGAATTATTGAAACGTGCAAAAAATTTAAGAAAAACATTGTACGGAGTACATCCTGAGATAAAAGAAGATTTGCCGAATAAAGTTACAAATGGAGTACTTGAAGATATTCTTGAGTACTGCAAATTATTAATTGATAGCATAAACAAGAATCCAGAAATTGTAGCAAATCCAACTGTGAAAACTAAATTAAACTACTTAACCGAAGCTTTTAATGATGACATAGAAAACCTAAAACTATCAAAAGATGAGGATGCAAAAGTGGGGCATAAGACTGAGGATAGTTCTTTTTTTGGATATAAATCACACCTTGCTATGAGTGAAGAACGTTTAATTACAGCAGCTGTTATTACAACTGGCGAAAAAAGTGATGGAAAGGAGCTCATAGCCTTAATAGAAAAAAGCCGTGAGGCTGGTATAGATGTTAATGAAGTAATTGGAGATACAGCTTATTCTGAAAAGAAAAATCTAGAATATGCAAAAGAAAATAAAATTGCATTAATTTCAAAACTAAATCCTGTAATTTCACAAGGAATGCGAAAAAAAGAAGATGAATTTGAGTTTAATAAAGATGCTGGTTTATTTGTATGTCCGGCAGGTCATATGGCTATTAAAAAAGCAAAACAGGGAAAGAAGAATGTTGGTAAAAATCAAGTGTTAACTTACTATTTTAATGTAGAAAAGTGTAAAAATTGTGTTCATAAAGATGGGTGTTATAAAGAAGGCGCTAAATCTAAAACTTATTCAGTTTCAATAAAGTCAAATACCCACAAAGATCAAATAGAGTTCGAAAAAAGTGAATATTTTAAAAAACGTGCTAGGGAGCGTTATATGATAGAGGCTAAAAATAGTGAACTTAAGCACCAACATGGCTATGATGTAGCAATATCGTCAGGCTTAATTAGCATGCAAATGCAAGGTGCATTATCAATCTTCACTGTGAATCTAAAGAGAATAATTAAGTTGAAAAGCATGAAATAGGGCTTTTAAAACTTAATTATAAAAGAAAAAGCATGAGATATCCAAAAATATGGATTCCTCATGCTTTTTCTATTCAAATTTGAAAACTCTACTGAAAAAAGAGTGCTTTTTTCAGTGGCCTCAACATAGTGAGTATGCATTTTTATTATATATTTATATATACAACTGTTAAAATTTGGTATATAATTACTTTTATTCCATGAAAGTTTAAATGTTTAATAGGCATATAAACTTTGTATATTGAATGGGGGTGGGCGTATAAAGTAGTTACTATTGTCTAAGTAGTATAGAGGTTAATCATCAAGATTGATATGGAAGTCCTAAAAAAAAAACAAATTGGGGGTATAAAAATGAAATTCAACAAAATTAGTATCAAAATCTTAGCATGTTCACTTGTAGTTTTAGGATCTTTAATTCAAACTCAAAATTCATATGCAGCTATTTTGCATCCAACAGGGTTAAATCACTTACATGAAAAAATACCAGGAATTAAAATGTTAGAGGATTCAGATAGTAAAATACAATTACCTACAAAAGTTGACCTAACAAATCAATTTCCTAAAGTAGATAATCAAGGAAGTTTGGGAAGCTGCGTTTCATGGGCAACCGGTTATGCAGATAAGACTTATCAGGAAGGTCAAGAGTGGAAATGGTCTTTAAATACAATTTCCAATATATTCAGTCCAGCATATATATATAGTCAAATACATGCAGATAATTCAGCAGATGGTGGTGGGGCTAATTTTTCCGATGCATTTAACATTTTACAGACACAAGGCTGCACTACATTAGCTGATATGCCTTATGATGGAAGCGAATATGCATGGAAAACTACACCTACAGCTAAACAAAAAGCTAATGCAGCAAAGTATAAAGCAGAAAGCTGGAGTGAGCTTCCAGATGGTAATTATAGTGCAATAAAGGCACAACTTGCAAATGGTAACCCTGTAGTTATCGGTATATCAGTATATCCAGATTTTGATAAATTGGATGCTAGCAATCCCATTTATAATCAAGTTTATGGTACAAGTAGAGGTGGCCATGCATTATGTGTAATTGGTTATGATGATACTAAAAGAGCAGTTAAAATAATAAATTCATGGGGTACAGATTGGGGCATTAATGGTTATGGATGGATTAGTTATGATTTAATAAAGAGTCAAAACATAGAGGCATATACAATGACTGATGCTTTATAAA
This window of the Clostridium estertheticum genome carries:
- a CDS encoding cation diffusion facilitator family transporter: MDKQKTAALSIFSNTALIFFKIVVGVLMGSVSVISEAIHSSIDLLASLIAFFSIKVASKAEDDGHPFGHGKYENVSGFVEAILILLAAALIIYQAIKRIFEGGTVDNVGAGILVMLLAAVVNFFISMILLKTAKKTDSIALEADGMHLLTDVYTSIGVFLGLVLLKITNIPIIDPLTAIFVAILIIKTSIDLIKKSLNDLVDSKLPDDDILKILNILDSHLEITKYHSLKTRKSGPTREINVNVHVVENTSLVDAHNLSDKVEEEIKDIFPGGSYVLIHIEPENS
- a CDS encoding C1 family peptidase, whose product is MKFNKISIKILACSLVVLGSLIQTQNSYAAILHPTGLNHLHEKIPGIKMLEDSDSKIQLPTKVDLTNQFPKVDNQGSLGSCVSWATGYADKTYQEGQEWKWSLNTISNIFSPAYIYSQIHADNSADGGGANFSDAFNILQTQGCTTLADMPYDGSEYAWKTTPTAKQKANAAKYKAESWSELPDGNYSAIKAQLANGNPVVIGISVYPDFDKLDASNPIYNQVYGTSRGGHALCVIGYDDTKRAVKIINSWGTDWGINGYGWISYDLIKSQNIEAYTMTDAL
- a CDS encoding aspartyl-phosphate phosphatase Spo0E family protein, which translates into the protein MEELRDELTKLINEKGPLNERTILVSQELDKLIVSHYCFQDK
- a CDS encoding IS1182 family transposase, with translation MLKGQLEIKINTYHSLYSLIIPKDNILKQINDLVDFSFVYDELIINYSSSMGRGAINPIMLFKYLLLKVIYELSDEDVVERTLYDMSFKYFLNLAPEETNLINSSTLTKFRKLRLKDMNLLDLLINKTVELAIKEGVLKSKAIIVDATHTKSRYNQKSAGEELLKRAKNLRKTLYGVHPEIKEDLPNKVTNGVLEDILEYCKLLIDSINKNPEIVANPTVKTKLNYLTEAFNDDIENLKLSKDEDAKVGHKTEDSSFFGYKSHLAMSEERLITAAVITTGEKSDGKELIALIEKSREAGIDVNEVIGDTAYSEKKNLEYAKENKIALISKLNPVISQGMRKKEDEFEFNKDAGLFVCPAGHMAIKKAKQGKKNVGKNQVLTYYFNVEKCKNCVHKDGCYKEGAKSKTYSVSIKSNTHKDQIEFEKSEYFKKRARERYMIEAKNSELKHQHGYDVAISSGLISMQMQGALSIFTVNLKRIIKLKSMK
- a CDS encoding alpha/beta fold hydrolase — translated: MGYYIKVENDVKIYVEDLNPEGKETILFLHGWPGSHNLFEYQFDLLPQMGYRCIGIDTRGFGESDKPFTGYDYNRLSDDVRMIVAALNLKNFTLAGHSTGGAIAIRYMARHCEYGVSKLVLIDAAAPYLIQTPTNPYGVPKEVIDNIIQGTYNDRPKMLQGFGDIFFFQHITCAFSDWFFQLGLQASGWATAAIAKTWIREDLSSDLGKINVPTLIIHGIHDKVVPFKLGELQNQSIKNSKLIPFKYSGHATFYDERDKFNEELVKFIVE
- a CDS encoding ribosomal protein L7/L12 — its product is MNYAVALGLMGIGMIIGIVCSISQIRSDIKRININVNRIAKQVGVPDTVTDELNSLLLEGKRIKAIKKYREVTGVGLIEAKEYVDLLSETELK
- a CDS encoding VOC family protein, whose amino-acid sequence is MIQSVAHIALVVKDYDEAIEFYTKKLHFTLIEDTYQPEQDKRWVVVSPPSSSGTTILLARASKPEQLSFIGNQAGGRVFLFLGTDDFWRDYNEMIAKGIEFVREPKEQSYGTVAVFKDLYGNLWDLVQFKENHPIAKRVK